A window of Kangiella sp. TOML190 genomic DNA:
GGCGCTGGTCTAACTTGGGTTCGTCAGCCATTGGATGTTGATAGGATGAATCAGGCCTGCCAATATTTTCCAGGCGAGCAAGATTTTAGTGCTTTTCAGGCTGCTTCGTGCCAATCGCCAACGGCCATGCGCAATGTGCATCATTTGTTCGTTAAACGCCACGGCGTCTATGTGATTATCGATATTAAGGCTAATGCCTTTTTGCACCATATGGTCAGAAATATCGCTGGCAGCTTGATAGAAATTGGCCGTGGCCAGCAAGAACCAGCATGGGCGCAAAGCTTATTAGAATCTAAAGATCGTACCCAAGCGGCTGCTACTGCCAGCCCGAAAGGCTTATATCTAGTGGACGTTGACTACCCCGAAGCCTATCAGCTACCGCGATTGCCAATAGGCCCTTTGTTTTTACAGGACAAGTTTTAGCGAATGAAATAAAGTGTTGAAATCTAAAACTACACTTGAATGCTTAGTTGCTGGTTTTACCAGCCAAGACGCAGAGGATTTAAACTATACCTCTTGAGGTTAAAGCTGTTAAAATATCCTTAATTAACTTATTGATTTATACCTACTTATGAGCTGGTTAGAGAGATTATTACCGAAAAGAAATCCCGAAGGCGCTAAGAAAAAGTCGATCCCTGAA
This region includes:
- the truA gene encoding tRNA pseudouridine(38-40) synthase TruA, whose product is MKTTALGIEYNGEHYCGWQRQSHSPSVQASLEQVLSSIADEPIQVFCAGRTDTGVHATGQVVHFQSNKPRPDKAWILGANTQLPNDIAVRWVKEVDSDFHARFSATARRYRYIISNTRARPAIGGAGLTWVRQPLDVDRMNQACQYFPGEQDFSAFQAASCQSPTAMRNVHHLFVKRHGVYVIIDIKANAFLHHMVRNIAGSLIEIGRGQQEPAWAQSLLESKDRTQAAATASPKGLYLVDVDYPEAYQLPRLPIGPLFLQDKF